From a single Couchioplanes caeruleus genomic region:
- a CDS encoding SGNH/GDSL hydrolase family protein, whose product MTWKSFVAMGDSFTEGMDDGYPDGSYRGWADLVAARLAVEAGPDFGYANLAVRGKLLDQVVADQLEPTLAMRPDLVSFAAGGNDVLRRKVDPWGLVHRIDPVIGGLRAAGADVILFRFADVTVHLPGQRIVGPRAAALNDGARELAQRHGAYLIDLFADDAFRNPLMWSADRLHLSAAGHRRVAAHVLNTLGVGVDEDWMLVPPMPAPTPWLLARGADLRWAGQHFAPWLKRRLVGASSGDEVTAKRPRLAPIDAIA is encoded by the coding sequence ATGACCTGGAAGAGCTTCGTGGCGATGGGTGACAGCTTCACCGAAGGCATGGATGACGGCTATCCCGACGGGAGCTACCGCGGGTGGGCAGACCTGGTGGCGGCCCGGCTGGCCGTCGAGGCGGGCCCCGATTTCGGGTACGCGAACCTCGCCGTCCGCGGCAAACTGCTCGATCAGGTCGTCGCCGACCAGCTGGAGCCGACGCTGGCGATGCGGCCCGACCTGGTCAGCTTCGCCGCGGGCGGCAACGACGTCCTGCGCCGCAAGGTCGACCCGTGGGGCCTCGTGCACCGGATCGACCCGGTCATCGGCGGGCTGCGCGCCGCCGGCGCCGACGTCATCCTGTTCCGGTTCGCGGACGTCACCGTGCACCTGCCGGGCCAGCGCATCGTCGGTCCCCGTGCCGCGGCGCTCAACGACGGCGCACGTGAGCTGGCTCAGCGCCACGGCGCGTACCTCATAGATCTTTTTGCCGACGACGCCTTCCGCAACCCGCTGATGTGGAGTGCCGACCGCCTGCATCTGTCGGCCGCCGGTCATCGACGTGTCGCTGCGCACGTCCTGAACACGCTCGGCGTCGGTGTCGACGAGGACTGGATGCTGGTTCCGCCGATGCCCGCGCCGACGCCCTGGCTCCTGGCCCGCGGCGCCGACCTGCGCTGGGCCGGGCAGCATTTCGCCCCCTGGCTGAAGCGGCGGCTCGTCGGCGCCTCCTCTGGTGACGAGGTCACGGCGAAGCGGCCCCGGCTTGCCCCCATCGACGCGATAGCGTGA